In Ostrea edulis chromosome 4, xbOstEdul1.1, whole genome shotgun sequence, a single window of DNA contains:
- the LOC125668819 gene encoding uncharacterized protein LOC125668819, translating to MKNKLNLMTKYTEYCGSSSLCSDVDTAYALPTENVSLNCPMCFCEDNCEVTSRCCADKSLSTCVQPVYSANEQNYVEADRFMMVSICPQHKSLSSNSCLAAMDKNNFQHLAPVSSLKTNITYVNAQCSKCHGESEVIEWISSISCHYHELDLNVYSNIEDLWADMKENNCIIEYFPPPESYPVPCETGSLIRECNFTGQWDAYDEDMETACKNHWNQFGIFQNIFCFLCNTHINQRQVFKSQFTFSTMNSLEQEMLDSCKSDILHKICENCSLSTATITDGKVVYSFTEGTISEEYQFTSNEYKANLTLVAWDVGENVKCILAAEKYMNYTELSDDFVNMTALYEEYVRSGGYEDWCRDEYQVNKIYPGIKSRRTCSCDLDCYKYASCCPDVTYDQRKTCFSPFLHQDNNLKSKDSIFVLSKCPLNYTDSYVKSKCEQWEDYEIFNVPVIDVTTNEAYRNHYCYLCHNQEDVLNNNTENVKAFNVTVICPQTMYPMFMPSMDYVLKSSKLNKCSLYFTTTYNLETCTLHGYEAINQCNVTGVVKSVSNAARRMCEDPAMNIMATSQNFIYQNQICDLCNSIVYEDPIGICIISNENSREKSMNSLLCKFGELETEFYPFKNEYCQRCNIRGDIFRNYSSSQDILFALPSYRQLFSTLNVAIKKTEFTAADCKENEFYDKYQFCSGL from the exons ATGAAGAATAAACTGAATTTGATGACAAAATACACCGAATACTGTGGTAGTAGTTCACTTTGCTCTGATGTGGACACAGCATATGCCCTACCCACTGAGAATGTTTCACTGAATTGTCCCATGTGTTTTTGTGAGGACAATTGTGAAGTGACGAGTCGATGCTGTGCAGACAAATCTTTAAGTACGTGTGTTCAACCTGTGTACTCTGCAAATGAGCAGAATTATGTTGAAGCAGATCGCTTCATGATGGTGTCCATTTGTCCCCAGCACAAAAGTTTGTCAAGTAATAGCTGTCTTGCTGCGAtggacaaaaataattttcaacatcTTGCACCCGTTTCTTCACTGAAAACAAATATCACATACGTGAATGCTCAGTGCTCGAAATGCCATGGGGAAAGTGAAGTCATTGAATGGATATCATCTATTTCTTGCCACTATCATGAGTTAGATTTAAATGTCTATTCCAACATCGAAGACTTATGGGCGgatatgaaagaaaataattgtATCATCGAATATTTCCCCCCACCTGAGAGTTACCCAGTTCCGTGTGAAACCGGCTCTCTTATCAGAGAGTGCAATTTTACAGGACAGTGGGATGCCTATGATGAAGACATGGAGACTGCATGCAAAAATCACTGGAACCAGTTTGGGATTTTCCAAAACATTTTCTGCTTCCTATGTAATACACACATTAACCAAAGACAAGTTTTCAAATCACAATTTACCTTTTCAACAATGAACTCTCTTGAGCAAGAAATGTTAGATTCTTGTAAAAGCGATATATTACACAAAATTTGCGAGAACTGCTCCTTATCTACAGCTACAATAACTGACGGCAAAgttgtttacagttttacagAAGGAACAATATCAGAAGAATATCAATTCACAAGCAATGAATACAAGGCGAATTTAACATTGGTCGCCTGGGATGTAGGGGAAAATGTCAAATGCATACTCGCTGcagaaaaatatatgaattatacAGAATTATCTGACGACTTTGTGAACATGACCGCTTTGTACGAGGAATATGTCAGGTCTGGTGGGTATGAAGATTGGTGTCGTGACGAATACCAAGTCAATAAAATATATCCTGGTATCAAAAGCAGAAGAACATGTTCTTGTGATCTGGACTGCTACAAGTATGCGTCCTGCTGTCCTGATGTCACTTACGACCAACGGAAGACGTGTTTTTCACCATTTCTGCATCAAGACAATAATCTAAAATCTAAAGATTCCATTTTTGTCTTAAGCAAATGTCCATTAAATTACACTGACTCCTATGTGAAATCAAAATGTGAACAGTGGGAAGATTACGAAATATTCAATGTACCAGTCATTGATGTTACCACCAACGAAGCGTACAGAAATCATTATTGTTACCTATGTCACAATCAAGAAGATGTTCTCAACAATAATACTGAGAACGTAAAAGCCTTCAACGTCACAGTGATTTGTCCACAAACAATGTACCCTATGTTTATGCCATCGATGGACTATGTGCTGAAATCCTCAAAGCTAAATAAATGTTCCCTTTATTTTACGACCACATATAACTTAGAAACTTGCACTTTGCATGGATATGAAGCCATAAACCAGTGTAATGTTACTGGCGTTGTTAAGTCAGTGAGCAATGCTGCTCGAAGAATGTGTGAGGATCCAGCAATGAATATCATGGCAACGtctcaaaattttatttaccaGAACCAAATTTGTGATTTGTGCAACAGTATCGTTTATGAGGATCCTATTGGAATTTGTATAATTTCAAACGAAAATTCACGTGAAaaaagcatgaattcattactTTGCAAATTTGGAGAATTGGAGACAGAGTTTTACCCCTTTAAGAACGAGTATTGCCAACGCTGCAACATACGTGGTGACATATTTCGAAATTATAGCAGTTCACAAGATATCCTGTTTGCCTTACCATCCTACAGACAGCTGTTTTCTACTCTGAATGTAGCAATAAAGAAAACAGAATTCACAGCGGCTGACtgcaaagaaaatgaattttatgaTAAATATCAG TTTTGCTCCGGACTCTGA